In a genomic window of Streptomyces pristinaespiralis:
- a CDS encoding universal stress protein — protein sequence MQRPIIAGVDGSSDSLIAAGWAAGEARRHGAPLVLLHGHVPQAGFYRVLAGDIEHERRAARQLLDDALAWVREHFEDVEVSAELVVKPEAELLVERGRNARMIVLGSRRPGPVTGFFLGSVGLRVLSRAACPVVMIRGGSAGRRPRDGEIVAGVPREEEAEAVLDFAFRAAAARGVPLRAARAWSLPTMFTHEPELSRRANEHGGLEEVHRHDLANLLAPWRERHPQVTVVEHVEPSPTAEMLVSLAASAQLLVVGRRAEPRSRYVGHVAHATLHFADAPIALIPHPLDAAADG from the coding sequence ATGCAACGGCCCATCATCGCCGGAGTTGACGGCAGCTCCGACAGTCTGATCGCAGCGGGCTGGGCGGCCGGCGAGGCACGGCGGCACGGGGCGCCCCTGGTGCTGCTGCACGGTCATGTTCCGCAGGCGGGGTTCTACCGGGTGCTCGCCGGCGACATCGAGCACGAGCGCCGCGCGGCGCGGCAACTGCTCGATGACGCCCTGGCTTGGGTGCGCGAACACTTCGAGGACGTCGAGGTGAGTGCCGAGCTGGTGGTGAAGCCGGAGGCGGAGCTGCTTGTCGAGCGCGGCCGGAACGCGCGGATGATCGTGCTCGGCTCCCGGCGGCCGGGCCCGGTGACGGGCTTCTTCCTCGGATCGGTCGGACTTCGCGTGCTGAGCAGAGCCGCCTGCCCCGTGGTCATGATCCGCGGCGGCTCGGCCGGCCGCCGGCCGCGGGACGGCGAGATCGTGGCCGGTGTCCCCCGGGAGGAGGAGGCCGAGGCGGTCCTGGACTTCGCCTTCCGGGCCGCCGCCGCGCGCGGTGTGCCGCTGCGCGCGGCGCGCGCCTGGAGCCTGCCCACCATGTTCACCCACGAGCCCGAGCTGTCGCGCCGCGCGAACGAGCACGGTGGGCTGGAGGAGGTCCACCGCCATGACCTCGCGAACCTGCTGGCGCCGTGGCGTGAGCGCCATCCGCAGGTCACGGTGGTGGAGCATGTCGAACCGAGTCCGACCGCCGAGATGCTGGTGAGTCTGGCGGCCTCTGCCCAGCTCCTCGTCGTCGGCCGCCGCGCCGAACCCCGCAGCCGTTATGTGGGCCATGTCGCCCACGCGACCCTCCACTTCGCCGACGCGCCCATCGCCCTCATTCCTCATCCGCTGGACGCGGCCGCCGACGGGTGA